Proteins from one Rosa chinensis cultivar Old Blush chromosome 7, RchiOBHm-V2, whole genome shotgun sequence genomic window:
- the LOC112177545 gene encoding uncharacterized protein LOC112177545, producing MVGMLTDEETEDRQPWTLFFDGSATSNGGGAGVVLIDPAGNTKALSFKLGFPCTNNTAEYEAFIIGMSTAVEMGMRNINIIGDSNLVISQMRGNFAVKEAALAPYRTLAQKLIRMFDQTTLEHIPGSTSRYADALATLGSKLLFTKEQPNVMVTRKSKPSIEALALPELPEEDDWRKPIISSLICRSKRHDLKNVKEYMLLHKELYKRLSSGVLARCICEKEAKQKLSEVHEATCGLEQVAACSKCSVLPLEGEVLITTTADDWRTPYFEFLLDKVLPTDANLRYKLMRTSKRYFMDGGVLYRRGFNGKPLRCLGAAESQQVLEEMHAGECGEHQGKRKLYRQLLSLGYHWPTMQKDAHLKVKKCHSCQAHANQTHKPSATLQDMRTPWPFHTWGLDFVGKINPASNGHGIPYKIVTDNGTPFVNQEVSKMLRGYGIKHRKSTPYYPQGNGQAEATNKTLLRILSKMVFEYEQGWSTHLPDALWAYRTSPRTATGFSPYSLVYGSEAISPVELAVPTARILTVNDTEWDAESCSHWRLIDLEAADE from the exons ATGGTAGGAATGCTCACCGATGAAGAAACAGAGGACCGTCAGCCTTGGACCCTGTTCTTTGATGGGTCGGCCACGAGTAATGGAGGTGGAGCTGGAGTCGTGTTAATAGACCCTGCAGGCAACACCAAAGCTTTGTCATTCAAGTTGGGTTTTCCATGCACCAATAATACAGCTGAATATGAAGCTTTTATTATCGGCATGTCTACTGCAGTGGAAATGGGTATGAGGAATATCAATATCATTGGAGATTCAAACCTGGTTATTAGCCAAATGAGAGGCAACTTTGCAGTAAAGGAAGCAGCCCTAGCACCATACAGGACCTTGGCCCAGAAACTGATCAGAATGTTTGATCAAACAACTCTGGAACACATACCCGGATCCACTAGTAGGTACGCAGATGCCTTGGCTACCCTCGGGTCTAAACTGTTGTTCACAAAGGAGCAGCCAAATGTCATGGTTACTCGGAAAAGCAAGCCATCCATAGAAGCATTAGCTCTTCCAGAACTACCCGAAGAGGATGATTGGCGAAAACCAATTATAAGCAGCCTAATATGCCGAAGCAAGAGACACGATCTGAAGAATGTGAAGGAATATATGCTCCTTCATAAGGAGCTGTACAAGCGACTCTCGAGCGGTGTTCTAGCCAGGTGCATTTGTGAAAAAGAAGCCAAGCAGAAATTGAGTGAAGTACACGAGGCTACCTGCGGATTGGAGCAAGTG GCTGCATGCTCCAAATGTTCTGTGTTACCCTTAGAAGGGGAAGTCCTTATAACGACAACGGCAGACGATTGGAGAACCCCATATTTTGAGTTCCTGCTTGACAAAGTCCTTCCGACGGATGCAAACCTTAGATACAAGTTAATGAGGACATCGAAGAGGTACTTTATGGATGGGGGAGTCTTGTATAGAAGAGGATTCAATGGAAAACCACTGCGATGTCTTGGAGCTGCAGAATCACAGCAAGTGTTAGAAGAGATGCATGCAGGAGAATGCGGTGAACATCAAGGGAAAAGAAAGCTTTACCGTCAGCTGTTGAGTCTTGGCTATCATTGGCCAACAATGCAAAAAGACGCCCACCTAAAGGTGAAGAAATGCCACTCATGCCAAGCACATGCCAATCAAACTCACAAGCCATCAGCCACTCTTCAAGACATGCGAACACCTTGGCCCTTCCACACTTGGGGGCTCGACTTTGTAGGAAAAATCAATCCAGCATCCAATGG GCATGGGATCCCCTACAAGATTGTCACAGACAATGGAACCCCTTTTGTAAACCAAGAAGTCAGCAAAATGCTCAGAGGATATGGGATCAAGCATCGCAAGTCCACTCCTTATTACCCTCAGGGAAACGGACAGGCAGAAGCTACAAACAAGACATTACTAAGAATTCTGAGCAAAATGGTGTTCGAATATGAGCAAGGATGGAGTACCCATCTTCCGGATGCCTTATGGGCCTACCGCACCTCACCCAGAACTGCTACTGGTTTCTCCCCTTACTCGCTGGTGTATGGATCAGAAGCCATTTCTCCAGTAGAACTAGCAGTCCCGACAGCCAGAATACTGACAGTGAATGACACGGAATGGGATGCTGAATCTTGCTCCCATTGGCGGCTCATAGACTTGGAAGCAGCAGATGAGTAA